Proteins found in one Corynebacterium canis genomic segment:
- a CDS encoding TIGR00730 family Rossman fold protein, producing MQSTLNIRPMTSDDTKLREEAEQRNATRESRQPRLLGFIPERGDYGIVAFDDASVAGVAWASISGVLPEITVNVAPEHQGNGLGTRLVDALVTHAHSVRWPGLALTVADDNPARRLYARLGFEARADGVMVKPLAPAINAITVYCGSACGARPEYVNATREFAQGLAELGVDIVYGGGKIGLMGELADAALAAGGDVIGVIPASLVDREVAHPKLTELQVVDSMAERKERMEALGDVFVALPGGIGTLEELFEVFTLQLLGPECMPVVLYNVEGYWSSLIETLKRMTEEGFIPPKYIDALIVVDSVSGLFEALESWRAPGIKWE from the coding sequence ATGCAGAGCACCCTGAATATCCGCCCTATGACCAGCGATGATACCAAATTGCGCGAGGAAGCGGAACAGCGAAATGCCACCCGGGAATCACGCCAACCACGTCTCTTAGGATTTATTCCAGAGCGCGGAGATTACGGGATCGTAGCTTTCGATGATGCGAGCGTTGCGGGGGTTGCCTGGGCGTCGATAAGCGGCGTTTTGCCCGAGATCACGGTGAACGTCGCCCCGGAGCATCAGGGAAACGGGCTGGGTACGCGCTTGGTTGATGCATTGGTAACGCACGCGCACAGTGTTCGCTGGCCAGGGCTGGCGCTCACCGTCGCCGACGATAATCCGGCACGTCGACTCTACGCCCGGCTGGGTTTTGAGGCGCGCGCGGATGGCGTCATGGTGAAGCCGTTGGCTCCCGCAATCAACGCTATTACCGTGTACTGCGGTTCCGCATGCGGCGCCCGCCCCGAATACGTCAACGCCACCCGCGAGTTCGCCCAAGGCTTGGCAGAGCTCGGCGTGGACATTGTGTACGGCGGCGGCAAGATTGGCCTGATGGGGGAGCTTGCCGACGCCGCGCTCGCAGCCGGCGGTGACGTCATCGGCGTGATCCCCGCCTCGCTGGTGGACCGGGAGGTGGCACACCCGAAGCTTACGGAATTGCAGGTGGTGGACAGCATGGCGGAACGCAAGGAGCGCATGGAGGCGCTGGGCGATGTGTTTGTGGCCCTGCCCGGCGGCATCGGCACGCTGGAGGAACTCTTTGAGGTGTTTACCCTGCAGCTGCTCGGCCCGGAGTGCATGCCCGTGGTGCTGTACAACGTGGAAGGCTACTGGAGCTCGCTGATTGAAACATTGAAGCGAATGACCGAGGAAGGGTTTATTCCGCCCAAATACATTGACGCCTTGATTGTCGTCGATAGCGTGAGCGGTCTGTTCGAGGCGTTGGAGTCCTGGCGCGCGCCCGGAATCAAGTGGGAGTAG
- a CDS encoding SDR family oxidoreductase yields MRSVFISGAGAGIGRAVAEKFLAAGWMVGAYDINPVDYHHKNLVKGHLDVTDAASWDAALADFVRHTGGTIDVVDNNAGVLVDGPLETLTPDQVQAQINVNCSGVTLGARAAKRYLHRGSTLVNMSSASAIYGQPGIAVYSATKFYVAGLTEALNLEWSRDKIRVVAVWPLWAKTELADVKAPSARRLGVRITPEQVADVVWEAVHPANRWRRGHIHYGVSRLDKLLYRSRKLSPSRVARLLTRVVAG; encoded by the coding sequence ATGCGATCAGTCTTTATTTCCGGAGCGGGCGCAGGCATCGGTCGAGCCGTGGCAGAAAAGTTTTTGGCTGCGGGATGGATGGTCGGCGCCTACGACATTAACCCCGTGGATTACCACCACAAGAATTTAGTAAAGGGCCACCTCGACGTGACGGACGCCGCCTCTTGGGACGCCGCGCTCGCCGATTTCGTGCGGCATACCGGCGGCACTATCGACGTCGTGGATAACAACGCCGGCGTGCTCGTCGACGGCCCCCTTGAAACCCTCACCCCTGACCAGGTTCAGGCGCAGATCAATGTGAATTGCAGCGGCGTGACTCTGGGCGCGCGGGCCGCCAAGCGCTACCTGCATCGCGGTTCCACGCTTGTGAACATGAGTTCGGCTTCCGCCATTTATGGGCAGCCGGGAATCGCCGTGTATTCCGCCACGAAGTTCTATGTGGCGGGCCTTACCGAGGCGCTGAACCTCGAGTGGTCGCGCGATAAGATCCGCGTGGTCGCCGTGTGGCCGCTGTGGGCGAAGACGGAGCTGGCGGATGTGAAGGCGCCGTCGGCACGCAGGCTCGGCGTGCGCATTACTCCCGAACAGGTTGCCGACGTCGTGTGGGAAGCCGTGCATCCCGCGAACCGGTGGCGCCGGGGGCATATCCACTACGGCGTATCGCGGCTCGATAAGCTGCTCTATCGATCGCGCAAGCTTTCGCCCAGCCGGGTGGCGCGGTTGCTCACCCGGGTGGTCGCGGGATGA
- a CDS encoding MarR family transcriptional regulator yields MQTPLGNPVSAAAQCLHHIRQHRLSVRADLTAATGLSQPTVTRAVAALSKIGLVRERPDLVHPNGPGRPTIPLELDGAGKTFAGVSVDHLVTYATLVDARGNTIRDVLLDNTVEGLDPASIVRKALTTLDGNPVSVSIAVINTLPLDLPWAEIISTACALAAAEVQTASLADTKSRRTLVCHLPLRESTAALAWADGPDIKETSTPLRSLAELVTELQPTSLVLAGCGFTEIRENRAIVADSVKNTELRMIPTHRDTIRIAARAAALGKLYADPLRTVTSANANVIPL; encoded by the coding sequence ATGCAAACTCCGCTCGGCAATCCAGTTTCCGCGGCGGCACAGTGTCTGCACCACATTCGGCAACATCGACTTTCCGTTCGCGCAGACCTCACTGCCGCCACGGGCTTATCACAACCCACCGTTACCCGCGCTGTGGCAGCGCTTAGCAAGATCGGCCTGGTGCGCGAACGCCCAGACCTAGTTCACCCAAACGGGCCTGGGCGTCCGACTATCCCATTGGAGCTCGACGGCGCTGGCAAGACCTTCGCCGGGGTTTCGGTGGACCATTTAGTCACCTACGCAACTTTGGTCGATGCCCGCGGCAACACGATCAGAGATGTTTTGTTGGACAACACCGTGGAGGGGTTGGACCCCGCCTCGATCGTCCGCAAGGCGCTTACCACCCTCGATGGCAACCCCGTTTCCGTAAGCATCGCCGTCATTAACACGCTACCGTTGGATCTCCCTTGGGCCGAGATCATCTCCACTGCCTGCGCCTTGGCGGCGGCGGAAGTGCAAACCGCTTCGCTCGCCGATACCAAGTCCCGCCGCACCCTGGTATGTCACCTGCCCTTGCGTGAATCCACCGCCGCGCTTGCCTGGGCCGATGGCCCGGACATCAAGGAAACCTCCACCCCGCTGCGTTCCCTAGCCGAACTGGTGACCGAACTCCAGCCCACCAGCTTGGTGCTAGCCGGGTGCGGGTTTACGGAGATCCGCGAGAACCGCGCGATTGTGGCAGATAGCGTCAAGAACACTGAGCTGCGCATGATTCCCACGCATCGGGATACCATCCGCATCGCCGCCCGCGCCGCGGCGCTTGGGAAGCTTTATGCGGATCCGTTGCGCACGGTAACATCCGCCAACGCTAACGTGATTCCGCTTTGA
- a CDS encoding HD domain-containing protein, with product MNTWLATAERVARAAHADQVDKAQEPYIHHPERVARITAGITPSEEARAAAWLHDVLEDTVVTSADLRDVGIPETVIEVVELLTRGETEDIDSYIKRLRGHPLARAVKVADLVDNSSPVRLDALPAADHERLRAKYHRMWALLLDTAPAF from the coding sequence ATGAACACCTGGCTCGCCACCGCAGAACGGGTCGCCCGCGCCGCCCACGCAGACCAGGTGGATAAAGCGCAAGAGCCGTATATTCACCATCCCGAGCGGGTGGCGCGCATCACCGCAGGCATCACGCCTTCCGAGGAGGCCCGCGCCGCCGCTTGGCTGCACGACGTGCTTGAGGATACCGTTGTGACCAGCGCGGATCTGCGCGATGTTGGCATTCCAGAAACCGTTATCGAGGTGGTGGAGCTGCTTACCCGGGGCGAGACCGAAGACATCGATTCCTATATCAAGCGGCTCCGCGGGCACCCGCTCGCCCGGGCGGTCAAGGTTGCGGATTTGGTGGATAATTCCTCGCCAGTGCGTCTCGACGCCCTGCCCGCGGCCGACCACGAACGCCTCCGCGCGAAGTACCACCGCATGTGGGCCTTGTTACTGGATACGGCGCCCGCCTTCTAG
- a CDS encoding TetR/AcrR family transcriptional regulator, with product MTEGKTQGKTQGKRGPQTDREDVKGEILSAAQQVFVENGFQRATLRRIAARAQVDPKLIHYYFGSKSDLFMHCIPSADGVAEVLAALRRFFSTPEFTGEMYVHRVLETVEQSSFGPAFLSLLRGFGDHEESRATARKFFGGEVIKLLRAQEGFEITDIERRLALIGAQMYGLVMTRYVLKYPAVANASIADLARDVGPVLDHYRSLGEYGTTKPLGKTY from the coding sequence GTGACTGAGGGAAAAACGCAGGGAAAAACGCAGGGCAAACGAGGGCCGCAAACTGACCGCGAGGATGTCAAAGGCGAAATCTTAAGCGCCGCGCAGCAGGTATTCGTGGAAAACGGGTTTCAGCGCGCCACGCTTCGCCGCATCGCGGCACGGGCGCAGGTAGATCCGAAGCTGATCCACTACTACTTCGGCTCGAAATCAGACCTGTTTATGCACTGTATCCCCAGCGCGGACGGCGTCGCGGAAGTGCTTGCGGCGCTCCGGCGATTCTTTAGCACCCCCGAATTCACCGGCGAAATGTATGTCCACCGAGTATTGGAAACGGTGGAACAATCCAGCTTTGGTCCCGCCTTTCTGAGCCTTCTCCGCGGGTTCGGCGACCACGAGGAATCCCGCGCAACGGCGCGTAAGTTCTTCGGCGGGGAGGTGATCAAGCTATTGCGTGCACAGGAGGGGTTCGAGATCACCGACATAGAACGGCGACTCGCCCTTATCGGCGCACAAATGTACGGGCTTGTGATGACGCGCTATGTGCTTAAATACCCCGCCGTCGCGAACGCAAGCATTGCGGACCTGGCGCGCGACGTTGGTCCCGTGCTTGACCACTATCGCAGCCTGGGGGAATATGGTACTACAAAACCATTGGGCAAAACTTATTAA
- a CDS encoding gamma carbonic anhydrase family protein: protein MQPLILAYQGKTPRIHESAWIAPNATIIGDVEIGPDSSVFYGCVLRGDVAPIRIGARTNIQDNCTVHVDGDAPCTLGDDVTVGHMALLHGTTVGNGTLVGMKSALLSHSVIGPGALIAAGAVVLEHQEVPERSLAAGVPAKVRRELSAEQSAAFIPHAAKYVETAQNQSGITLALADVTVRNGSA from the coding sequence ATGCAGCCATTGATTCTTGCTTACCAAGGGAAAACGCCGCGCATCCACGAGTCGGCTTGGATCGCGCCGAACGCGACCATTATCGGGGATGTGGAGATCGGCCCGGATTCTTCGGTGTTCTACGGGTGCGTTCTGCGCGGCGACGTGGCACCGATTCGCATCGGTGCTCGAACGAATATCCAGGATAATTGCACGGTCCACGTCGATGGCGATGCGCCGTGCACGCTGGGGGATGACGTGACCGTCGGGCACATGGCATTGCTGCACGGAACCACCGTGGGCAATGGCACCCTGGTGGGCATGAAATCCGCTCTCTTGTCTCACTCGGTGATCGGCCCGGGGGCGCTGATTGCCGCAGGTGCGGTGGTTTTGGAGCACCAAGAGGTTCCCGAACGCAGCCTCGCGGCCGGCGTGCCTGCCAAGGTGCGTCGGGAATTGTCGGCCGAACAATCAGCTGCCTTTATCCCACATGCCGCCAAGTACGTGGAAACCGCCCAGAATCAAAGCGGAATCACGTTAGCGTTGGCGGATGTTACCGTGCGCAACGGATCCGCATAA
- a CDS encoding nitroreductase family protein — MSLTVAEAISRRRANRNYLDKPIPDEVLDRVVAQALEAPSAFNLQLRDLVVVRDPKIKEAIYNASGQQQFRDAPVVLVAVARAEALPEDAAQIINERRLTAITRMKDGATPQALREAALKDAALLAGFALIAATAEGLASCPTTGWDEEKVKEAIGLGGRSDRGIALVMSLGYSDDQPQHPGRIAQRRIDDHY; from the coding sequence ATGTCACTGACAGTCGCCGAAGCGATCAGCCGCCGCCGCGCAAACCGCAACTACCTAGACAAACCCATCCCAGACGAAGTGCTGGACCGGGTGGTCGCCCAAGCACTCGAAGCGCCCAGCGCCTTCAACCTGCAACTCCGCGACCTCGTGGTAGTGCGCGACCCCAAGATCAAAGAAGCCATCTACAACGCTAGCGGCCAACAACAATTCCGCGACGCGCCCGTGGTTTTGGTCGCGGTGGCGCGGGCGGAAGCGCTGCCGGAAGACGCGGCGCAGATAATCAACGAACGCCGCCTCACAGCCATCACCCGCATGAAAGACGGCGCCACCCCCCAAGCGCTACGTGAAGCCGCGCTTAAAGACGCCGCGCTGCTCGCCGGCTTCGCTCTCATCGCGGCAACGGCCGAGGGGCTGGCGAGCTGCCCGACAACCGGGTGGGACGAAGAAAAAGTGAAAGAAGCCATCGGCCTCGGTGGGCGCTCGGATCGTGGGATCGCACTCGTGATGTCACTCGGATACTCCGATGACCAGCCCCAACACCCAGGGCGCATCGCGCAACGGCGGATCGACGACCACTACTAG
- a CDS encoding ABC transporter permease → MKAMIIKEIRELARDRRTLGLLIIIPLLLLIVFTYAANFSVDKTDVLVAGPGAQHTKTILDNNESAQERFNITKVDTAVTKEDIHGLLQDRTYNAVIYAETPDSEHEALSAHNHIYIDGSLLFSAQSAQQAWIRAIIEDGRAKLTEARDALAETPPTPGGQRPQLPSTIESLDLDQVSTVMFNPELKTSWVLVPGLIGLILTFIGVIITSIGLVREREAGTLEQLAVMPLRPFAIILGKILPYFFMALFDIVLITFVATKLFEVPFEGSIWRFAVVAVLFLFVVLGLGILISSISQTTGQAIQLAIMTVLPQTLLSGLIFPLDAMAVGVRWISYILPLTWFNNAAQGIMLRATSLDQIASSVGVLSLMAVVIFGAATLRMRAILRNGGATR, encoded by the coding sequence ATGAAAGCAATGATCATCAAGGAAATCCGGGAGCTCGCGCGGGATCGGCGCACCTTAGGGTTGCTCATTATCATCCCGCTCTTGCTGCTCATCGTGTTTACCTACGCGGCGAACTTCTCGGTGGACAAAACCGACGTACTTGTCGCAGGCCCAGGCGCGCAGCACACCAAAACGATCCTGGACAACAACGAGTCCGCCCAGGAGCGATTCAATATCACCAAGGTGGATACCGCAGTAACCAAGGAGGACATCCACGGGCTGCTCCAAGACCGCACCTATAACGCGGTGATCTACGCCGAAACCCCAGATTCCGAGCATGAGGCGCTGAGCGCCCACAATCACATATACATCGACGGTTCGCTGCTGTTTTCGGCGCAATCCGCGCAACAGGCGTGGATCCGCGCCATCATTGAAGACGGCCGCGCCAAGCTCACCGAGGCCCGCGACGCACTCGCGGAAACTCCACCCACCCCCGGCGGCCAACGCCCCCAGCTTCCGAGCACCATCGAAAGCCTCGATCTCGATCAGGTATCCACGGTGATGTTTAACCCCGAGCTCAAAACCTCCTGGGTCCTAGTCCCCGGCCTGATCGGCCTGATCCTCACCTTTATCGGCGTGATCATCACCAGCATCGGCCTCGTCCGGGAACGCGAAGCCGGCACCCTAGAACAGCTCGCCGTGATGCCGTTGCGGCCGTTCGCCATCATTTTGGGCAAGATTTTGCCGTATTTCTTTATGGCGCTGTTCGATATCGTCCTGATCACCTTCGTGGCCACCAAGCTATTCGAGGTCCCATTCGAAGGCAGCATTTGGCGGTTCGCCGTCGTCGCAGTCCTCTTCCTGTTCGTGGTCCTCGGCCTGGGGATCCTGATTTCCTCCATCTCCCAAACCACCGGCCAGGCCATCCAATTGGCCATTATGACGGTGCTCCCCCAAACCCTGCTGAGCGGCCTGATTTTTCCCCTCGACGCGATGGCGGTGGGCGTCCGCTGGATCAGCTATATCCTGCCCCTGACCTGGTTTAACAACGCCGCGCAGGGCATTATGCTGCGCGCCACCTCGCTGGACCAGATCGCCAGCTCCGTGGGTGTTTTAAGCCTGATGGCGGTGGTTATTTTCGGCGCCGCCACGTTACGGATGCGCGCCATTTTGCGCAATGGGGGTGCCACGCGATGA
- a CDS encoding ATP-binding cassette domain-containing protein yields the protein MITLRHFTLRHGLRDFSGSFAPGTVSALIGGDGAGKTSLLRYLAGHSGLSAREVCYQPSSSGVWQNLAVRENLQFVADTYHLRIDAAHQRIEELLRAADLLDAQRVIGGRLSGGMRQKLGVCMAMLPQPKLLLLDEPTTGVDPHSREIMWRLIKRAAREGSTVIVATTYLDEAAESDQVFLLDKGELLAAGTPAEICAAAPGTLWQQPIDVDTVLSMDTNRVWRRGTTMYRWSPEEHAPAPAGMQPAEFDLDLTTVAMLLRNTPEAHTRVAKHAGFPAGEQLIQVAEASKRFGNFTALHRVSIEVRSGEIVGLIGSNGAGKSTLIRLILGLDRCSGGSVTLFGQPPSLHTRARLGYVPQSLGLYPTLSAQENLDFTTATFRAPKAISQYNGTRLPVHNMPLGTQRNLAVECALSHEPQLLILDEPTSGMDALSRAMLWKTLRHAAARGVGVLITTHYQQEALQCDRLIELEGGRRIQ from the coding sequence ATGATCACCCTGCGGCACTTTACGCTCCGCCATGGCCTGCGCGATTTTTCCGGCTCCTTCGCCCCCGGCACGGTGTCCGCGTTGATCGGCGGCGACGGCGCGGGCAAGACCAGCTTGTTGCGTTACCTTGCGGGGCATTCCGGGCTTTCCGCCCGCGAGGTTTGCTACCAGCCGAGTAGTTCCGGGGTGTGGCAGAACCTTGCTGTGCGCGAGAACCTGCAGTTCGTAGCCGACACCTACCATTTGCGTATCGACGCCGCGCACCAGCGCATCGAGGAATTGTTACGCGCCGCAGACCTCCTCGACGCGCAGCGGGTGATCGGCGGGCGACTATCGGGCGGCATGCGCCAAAAGCTCGGGGTCTGCATGGCGATGTTGCCGCAACCGAAGCTCCTGCTTCTGGACGAACCCACCACCGGTGTGGATCCGCACAGCCGCGAGATCATGTGGCGGTTGATCAAACGGGCGGCGCGAGAAGGCAGCACCGTGATCGTGGCCACCACCTATCTGGATGAGGCCGCTGAATCGGATCAGGTGTTTCTGCTGGATAAGGGCGAATTGCTGGCCGCCGGTACCCCCGCCGAAATCTGCGCCGCCGCCCCAGGAACGTTGTGGCAGCAACCCATCGATGTGGACACCGTCCTGAGCATGGACACCAACCGGGTGTGGCGGCGCGGCACCACCATGTACCGCTGGTCCCCCGAGGAACATGCGCCCGCACCCGCTGGCATGCAACCCGCGGAATTCGATCTTGACCTCACCACCGTGGCCATGCTGTTGCGCAATACCCCCGAGGCACACACCAGGGTGGCAAAGCACGCGGGCTTTCCGGCGGGTGAGCAGCTGATCCAAGTGGCGGAAGCCAGCAAGCGCTTCGGCAATTTCACCGCGCTGCACCGAGTGTCCATCGAGGTGCGCAGCGGGGAAATCGTAGGGCTGATCGGCAGCAATGGCGCGGGCAAGAGCACCTTGATCCGCCTTATCCTGGGGCTGGATCGCTGCAGTGGCGGCTCCGTGACGCTCTTTGGGCAGCCACCCAGCCTGCACACGCGGGCCCGGTTGGGCTATGTCCCGCAGAGCCTTGGCCTTTACCCCACGCTCTCGGCGCAGGAGAATCTGGACTTCACCACCGCCACCTTCCGCGCCCCGAAAGCGATTTCGCAATACAACGGCACGCGGCTCCCCGTGCACAACATGCCCCTTGGCACGCAACGCAATCTCGCGGTGGAATGCGCCCTCAGCCACGAACCGCAATTGCTAATTCTGGACGAGCCGACCTCCGGCATGGATGCGCTTTCCCGCGCCATGTTGTGGAAAACCCTTCGGCATGCCGCCGCGCGCGGGGTGGGCGTGCTTATCACCACCCACTACCAGCAGGAAGCCCTGCAGTGTGATCGATTGATCGAACTAGAAGGCGGGCGCCGTATCCAGTAA
- a CDS encoding DNA-3-methyladenine glycosylase: MIDFSSSPLLVAPLLLGCTLTHAGVSIRITEVEAYLGAEDEASHAFRGKTPRNAAMFGPPGRLYVYNSYGIHKAGNIVCWPEGTPGAVLLRAGEVVAGCDLARQRRNDIHPPARLAQGPGNFGQALNLLISDNHAAISLDPSDPSPEFSLVSPAESPQFLTGPRIGITKNPLPKWRFWIPGDPTVSRPRRP, from the coding sequence ATGATTGACTTTTCCAGTTCCCCACTCCTTGTCGCTCCGCTCCTGTTGGGTTGCACGCTCACTCACGCGGGAGTGTCTATCCGAATCACCGAGGTTGAGGCATATTTGGGCGCGGAGGATGAGGCTTCCCACGCGTTCCGTGGCAAGACGCCTCGCAATGCTGCGATGTTCGGGCCGCCTGGCAGGCTTTATGTGTATAACTCGTACGGAATCCATAAGGCGGGCAATATTGTGTGCTGGCCAGAAGGCACTCCGGGCGCAGTCTTGCTTCGGGCGGGCGAGGTGGTTGCGGGCTGTGACCTGGCTCGCCAGCGACGGAACGATATCCACCCACCAGCTCGCCTAGCGCAGGGCCCGGGGAATTTCGGCCAAGCTTTAAACCTTCTTATCAGTGATAATCACGCCGCCATTTCCCTGGACCCATCAGATCCCAGCCCGGAGTTTTCGCTGGTCTCCCCTGCGGAATCACCGCAGTTTCTTACTGGCCCGCGCATTGGCATAACCAAAAACCCGCTCCCCAAGTGGCGGTTTTGGATTCCGGGCGATCCGACGGTTTCCCGCCCTCGCCGCCCGTAA